In the genome of Calothrix sp. PCC 6303, the window AGTAATACTTATTATGTATGGCAAGATTGAAAATAATTAATCATGCTTGTGTGATCTTCAAATATCACGATTTAATCTTGCCTACCACATATCACAAAAAGTGGAGTTTTGTTATTGCCTAGACGTGGAGTAGCAAGCTAAAGATAGTCGTAATCTAGAATCTTGGCTCCAAACTACAGTTGTTGAAATAGGTAAAGTTGACTATTTTCTTGTTTGTACTTTTTAGCTGCTTAGTTTACACTCGTGGAAGATACATAAAATATTTTTTACGGATGGTTGATTGGCTAGGATTCACTAATTTGTAACCGAGTGCATAAAAAGCTTTTAAAACTTTTTATACTGCATAGATGCTTAGTTATATTGTTATATTTACCTAAATTTACCGATCTTGAGCCTACTAATGTGGGAACCCTGTTTGAGTTTTATGCTCGTAGCTTTTATGTAGTCTGAAGTTTTCCACATGAGGAATGACAAATATTTTTTCTCAGTATCAAGATTTGAGTAGGATTCCGATTGTAGTCCTGTATGCGAAATAAGTATTAACTAATTAATTCAATAGTATTTACACTATGTATCTAAAACTTCCTAAACCAATTCATAATCTCGTTAAAGCTTCCAAGTTCTGGGATGATAACCATTTAATATTGCAAGAATTTAAATATTTTCGCAAAATTACAGTTATCGCCATTACATTCACACTTTTATCGGCAATTATGGAGGGTGTGAGTATTGGCTTGCTACTTTCATTTTTGCAAAGTTTGACGCAGCCTGATTTACCAGTTAGTGAGTCGGGATTGATTGGGAAAATTGTGATGGTATTCCTGGGAGAAAATGCGTCCCCAAGTGGTAGGCTTTATTTTGTATCAGGTATGATTTTACTCTGTACGTGGATGCGTGCTGGGTTCAACTACTTGGCAGGTGTGAATACTGAGAAGTCACAGTTGGTTTTAGCTGATCGCTTACGGAAGCAAATTTTTGAGCAGTTACAAGCGCTACCACTGAGTTATTTCACTGATTCACGCTCTGGTGAAATTGTCAATACCATGACTACTGAAATCGAAAGATTGAAGCAGGTATTTAGTGGTGTTGCTTTCATCTTTACTAGAGCAATGGTGGTAGCTGTTCAGTTTGTGACGATGTTTTTGATTTCGTGGCAGCTTTCAGTTATTTCACTGTTCGTTTTTTCGCTTTTGGCAGCAGGTTTAACTACCTTGAACCGCCGGGTAAGGGAAGCTAGTTTTGGAATTTCGGAAGCTAATGGTCAGTTTAATGCCACAGCGCTGGAATTGATTTCGGGAATTAGGACAATTCAGGCATTTGGCACTCAGAACTTTGAGCGCGATCGCTTCCACAAAGTAAGCAACAATTTACTCAGCGCTTCGGTTAAGGTTGTCTACGCTTGGACGTTAGTAAAACCGATTGCTGAATGTATAGTCATGACTGTGTTGATTTGTCTGATTATTGTCTCCTACACCCAATTCACAATTGATCCCTCTTCGCTATTAACCTTCTTCTTTGTCTTGGTCAGAATTACACCAAGTATTCAAGATGCAAATGGTACATTAGCTTTCCTCAGTACTTTGAGTGGTTCATTAGAAAACGTCAAAGAGTTACTCAGACGTGATAATAAAAATTACTTTGAAAATGGTCAAGCTACTTTCTCTGGACTCAACCGAGCAATTGATATTGTTTCAGTAGACTTTGGTTATAACGATAAGAAATTAGTTTTACAAAATATCACCCTGACAATTGAGCGCGGCAAAATGACGGCTTTGGTGGGGAAATCGGGTTCAGGAAAAAGTACTTTAGCAGATTTAATTGCCCGTTTTTATGATCCCACTGAAGGTCAAATATTTGTGGATGGGATTGATTTGCGAATGTTAGATATTAACTCCCTGCGTAACCAAATGGCAGTTGTGAGTCAAGATACCTTTATTTTCAGCGCGTCAGTGCGAGAAAATATTGCCTACGGGATGATGGATGCAAGCGATGCAGAAATTAGGGAAGCAGCACGATTAGCAAACGCACTGGATTTTATCGAAAAAATGCCGGGAGGATTAGATGCAAAATTAGGTGAACGGGGTGTGAATCTATCGGGTGGGGAAAAACAACGGATTGCGATCGCACGAGCTTTGTTACGTAACCCAGAAATTTTGATTCTGGATGAAGCAACCGCAGCATTAGACACAGTTTCAGAGCGATTGATTCAAGAATCCATTGAAAAGCTAGCAGTGGGTAGAACCGTGATTGCGATCGCCCATCGTCTTTCTACTATTGTCAAAGCAGATAAAGTCGTGGTGATGGAAGGTGGTCAAATTATCGAACAAGGTAGCTACCAAGAACTTTTAGAACAACGTGGAGCGCTTTGGAAATATCACAAAATGCAACATGAATCAGGACATACTGCATAAAACTTCTATTTCTAGAGAACTCCACAAAAAAGATGATCCAATATTGTGGGATATGCAGCGTTCGATGGTTCCTGAGCCTGTAGAAGGACTGAGCGCTCACGCCGAAGTCTTGCCTGTTCCTCTATTAGTAGCAGGCAAGATGCCTACAAGAAATTTTGGGATATTTTTTTATTTGGAAATCTCCTAGAGTAAAACACCACTTTTTCTTCAACTATGTCATTCAATAAAATCAATATGTAAAACCTATACTATAGTTTTTTTAGGTTTGGTATATTTATTCTTAAATATACTTCTCTTTTCCCTGTCAATAATTACTTCGCAAGTCCAACTTTCGACTAACTAGACTTCAATTTTGTCACTTAGTTTTAGAGTTCAACTAACATGAATCAAATAATTTCCAACTACCAGATTGTATCACCTGTTTCTCCTGAAATTAAGCGCCCACTGTGGTCGGTGATGATTCCTACTTATAACTGTGCTGAATATTTGCGTGAAACCTTGACAAGTCTTTTAATGCAAGACCCTGGAAAAGATGTGATGCAAATTGTGGTAGTTGACAATTGCTCTACCAAAGATGATCCCGAAGCTGTAGTTAGAGAATTAGGATCAAACCGGGTCGAGTTTTACCGTCAATCGGAAAATGTAGGCAGTCTAAAAAATTTTGAAACTTGTTTAGATTTATCTACAGGTTACTTGGTACATATGTTGCACAGCGATGATTGTGTGCGTCCAGGTTTTTACGAAAAGATGACACAAGTATTTACAGAAAATCCCAATATTGGTGCTGCATTTTGTCGCAGTGTTCATATTGATGAAAATGGAAATGTTGAGGGATTTTCTGATTTAGAAATGTCGGAAAGTGGAATTCTTCCTATTGATTGGATTGAGAAAATAGTCGAAGTATGTCGGATTTCTGTCCCATCTTTAGCTGTAGTTCGTCGTGAAGTTTATGAGACTTTGGGAGGTTGGGATCAGCGCTGTGGTTTGAGTGGAGATTGGGAAATGTGGGTCAGAATTATGACAAACTATCCCATATGGTATGAAGCTGAACCATTAGCCATGTGGCGCAGACATTCTAACTCAACTAACGTCACCAATGCTAAAAGCTGGCAGTTTGTTCAAGATAACTTTAATACGGTAGAAGCTAATCTAGCTTATCTACATCAGCGAGGATTTAATTATAAACTTGCCAAATATGTTAGACAAAATAGTGCATTCCTAGCTTTGGAATCTGCTGAAGTATTAATGAAGAATGGAGAAGCACGCAAAGCTTTACTATTTTTGGTGTCTGGGATTAACTTTAGCAAGTCACCACGGGTGATTGCATCAGCTGGGAGAATTATGGCTAAAAATGGATTGTACTCATTTTTACGCTCTGTACGTAGTCAGGGCTAGTAGTGTGTAAAGATAAAAATCATGGTTGTAGAGACGTAGCAGTGCTACGTCTCTACAGAATTGTGGATTTATTGTGGATTTGCACACAACCACCAAAATATAATTGACAAGTAATTGAAATTTTCCCTGCCTTCTACATCTATTCCTCACACAAAATTCTTAAATGTAAAACTATTGTGTAAGTAGTTCTCTGTATATAATCATTTACCCCAAATCAGCATACACTTGACAGGAAGCAGTCAGCATATATGTTTTTTAGTTATGGTAAAGGCTACAGAACCCTTAGTCAGTATAATCACTCCTACGTATAATCGTCCCGATTATTTAAAACAAGCTTTAACTAGTGCAATCGCTCAAACCTACCGAAATATAGAAATAATTGTTAGTGATAATTGCAGTTTAGAGGATCCGCGATCGCTTGTTGAATCTTTCGGGGATTCACGCATTGTTTTTTCTCGCAATTCTCAAAACCTCGGTATGATTGCCAATACCCTTAAAGCCTTTAAAATGGCACGAGGTAAATATATTGCTTGTTTACTAGATGATGATATATGGGAAGCTGACTTTTTAGCCAAGTTAGTTCCCCACCTAGAAGCAAATGATAATTTAGCCTTGGCATTTTCCGATCATCATGTGATCACTGCTGATGGTACATTTGATGTTGCTGCTGCTGATGAATTTTCAAAATTGTACAAGCGCTCTGAATTAAAAGAGGGAGTTCATCAACCTTTTGACAAGTTGGGTTTGGTTGATAAAGCTATCCCCACAGCTATGTGCGCTGTCATCCGGCGTGATATCATTGATTGGGAAAATTTCCCAATAGAGGTGGAGGGTTCATGGGATATGTATATCACTTACTTGTGTTGTCGTTCTGGTTTAGGTGCTTACTATTGTCCTGAAAGATTAACACGCTACCGCGAACATGAAAATACCGAAACTATGCAAAGTGGCAGCCGCAATTATCAAACCAAAATTCGCAAAGCACAGGGTGATTTATTTTGCTATGAAAAATTTATAGCAGACCCAGCTTTAGAAGAACTTCACCCCTATTTTAAAGAGCGTTGGGCACATATTAATACAACCCTTGGTATTGGTTTAATTCGGGCACAAAAATTACCTGAAGCCCGTCCTTATTTGTGGCGTTCTCTACAGCAACACTTCAGCTTACGCAGCTTTGCTGGATTAATCTTAAGTTTTACAAGTCCATCACTCGCCAGTAAATTTTAACCTGGGATTTTTGCATATTCACTTATGCCCTTCCCTAGAGAATATTTAAAACTTGTTATGTTTAGTTAAGGATTTATCCAAAATAAAGAATATGCGTTTATCTGCCTGTATTACTACAAGAAATCGACCGGAAAGACTTGATGAATGTTTGAAAGCATTGTGGAATTCCACCTGCAAACCTCATTTGATAATTGTGTCTGATGATTCTGCATCTTCAGATATGAAGTTGCAAAACCAGCAAATTGTTGAAAAATACCCAGGAACAAATTATATCCTTGGTCCTCAAATTGGTGTATGCGCTAACAGAAATAACGCTCTGAACGCAATTCCATCAGGAGAAACTGATTTAGTCGCTTTCATTGATGATGACATTTGTGTTGAGCCAAATTTTATTGATTTGGCAATTGGACGCTACCAGAAAATGCCTGTGGAAGATGTTAATAAAACCATAATTTCTGGAATTAGTAAAGCTCCCAATGGAGATATTATGTCATCGGGTAAACTTAATTTCCGAGGATATTTTTCCGACTCTGATGTCCCCGAAACTGTAGCAATCCATGCTGCAATTTTTCCGATTGCTTTCTTAGAAGCAGAAAAATGGGACGAGAATATCTTTTTTGGTTACGAAGATGCAGAATTGTGTTTACGTGCTTTAAGAAGGGGATACAAGATTTTAGAATGTCCAGAATTAAATGTTTTACATCTAGCCTACGATAATCAGAGTAGTTTACATGTTCCCGATATGGGGAATATGAGTAACTATGAAATTTCTATTGAAGCGGCAAGATTATATGTAGGAATTAAACGCTATAAAGATTTATTCCCAAATTTTTTCAAACTTGTTGCTTTCTTGGTTTTGTATTTCGTACATATGACGGCATACTTGTTGAAGCGTGGTGCATTACCAGTGTTACCAGAAATTGTGCGTCGTTCTCACATTGAACGGTTGTGGCAACCTCTGGACATCGGTCAAAATTTAGCATGATTTTTACTCTCTTCAAGTATCTGATGTCAAACTAATTGTGCAAGAGACTTTCAGTATATTTAATTTATTTAGATCAAAGGTTAAATGATGAAAATTTGTATTGTTACACCCTATGTGATGAAAGGTGACGGGCAAGGAAGAGCAAACTATGAAGTTGTTTGGGAAGCGATTCGCCGTGGTTATGAACTAACATTAGTTGCAGTGAAAATTTCCCCAGAATTAGAAACACATCCACAAATTAAATGGATTAAGTTTCCTAACACAAATTTCCCCACTGCATTATTAAATGAGATGATTTTTTCTGGTCGTAGTGCTGGGTGGTTGCGGCAACATCGACATGAGTTTGATTTAGTCCAGGTTTATGGGGCTGTAACTTCGGCAGTTGGGGATATTAACACCTCACAATTTGTACATACAGCTTGGCGCAAATCTCCTGTACATACATCTCGAATTCACCGCAGTTTGTATGGGGTTTATCACTGGCTGTATAGCGCTTTAAATGCTGCTTGGGAAAAAACCGCCTTTAGAAAAGCCAAAATTTCCATCGCCGTTTCTGACAAAATTAAGCAAGAATTAATTCATGAATTGGGATTAGTAGGCGATCGCATTCATGTAATTCACAATGGAGTAGATGTAGAAGAGTTTGTTCCGGGGGTAGAATCGCGGGAACAATTTGGATTACCCACAGATGTGAGTTTAGGAATGTTTGCTGGTGATATCCGCACCAACCGCAAAAATTTAGATACAGTTCTACGTTCCTTGGTTCAAGTTCCCGATTTACACTTAGCTGTGGTGGGAACCACTGAAGGCAGTCCATATCCAGCAATGGCAGCCGAATTAGGAATTAGTGATAGGGTACATTTTCTCGGATTTCGCCGTGACATCGCTAAAATTATGCAAGCGGTGGACTTTTTCGTGTTTCCATCACGATATGAAGCCTGTACCCTAGTACTTTTAGAAGCAATGGCATCAGGACTACCCGTAATTACTGCCACCAGCGCCGGAGGTGCGGAACTAGTAACACCAGAAAGTGGTTTTGTGCTGCAAAATTCCGATGATGCTGATGCCTTAGCAAAAGCTATGGAAACGTTATCACGCGATCGCACTCTCGGACAAACTATGGGGCAAGCTGCGCGTCAAGTTGCCGAACAAAATACCTGGACTGCCAAAGCTAAAAATTATGTGGATTTGTTTGAGGAGTTAGTTAATAATGAAAATCTCCGTAATTATACCGACGTTTCGCCGTCCCAAAGATCTAGCGCGGTGCTTGGTAGCGCTAACTAAACAAACTAGACCAGTAAATGAAGTCATCGTCACGGTGCGAGATATTGATACCCAAACCTGGGACTTTTTCCAGCAGCTAGAAAACTCTAGCAGTACCGGGGAAAAGGATCTGGCAAAAACAGGTATTTCCCCTTGCTCCCTGCCCCCTGCCCCCTGCTTATCTGCCCTCAACCTCAAAACAGTCACTGTCACCGTCACAGGGGTGGTAGCCGCTATGAATGCAGGGATGGATGCCGCCACCGGGGACATTATCGCCTTTACCGATGATGATGCAGCCCCCCGTGCCGATTGGCTGGAGAAAATAGAAGCTTATTTCCAAGCTGATTCCCAGACTGCTGCTGTGGGTGGCAGAGATTGGCAATGGGTGGGGGAAGAACTTAAAGAAATCGGCGAAAGTGAGGATGTGGGGCGTTTGCAGTGGTTCGGTAGAGTCATTGGCAACCACCACTTTGCAGTGGGAGATGCCCGCGAAGTGGATGTTCTCAAAGGCGTGAATATGAGCTTTCGCCGTACAGCTATCCAAGGGTTGCTATTTGACGAAAGAATGCGGGGAACAGGTGCCCAGGTTCACTTTGAATTGGCATTTAATTTAGCCCTACGTCGTCGGGGTTGGAAAATCATCTTCGATCCCGCAGTAGCTGTAGATCATTATCCTGCACAGCGATTTGATGAAGATCAACGCGATCGCTTTAACGGAGAAGCCTGGTCAAATGCAGTACATAATGAAACCTTAGTTTTACTAGAGCATTTTTCCCCACTTCAGCGCTTAGTATTCATAATCTGGGCTTTTTTAATTGGTACCCGCGAAGCCCTTGGGATTGTACAATTGTTGCGATTACTACTTAGTGAAGGCGAAGTCGCCAAGCTTAAATGGGTTGCATCAGTACGTGGACGCTGGCAAGGATTGCAAACTTGGCGAGAAATGAGAAATATCGAACTCAGGATTTAAAGCAGTAAACAGTGAACTGATACCTGGTAACTGATAACTGATACCTAACCCCATCCCTATGACATACAGATTAACTTTTCCCCTTCAAAACCCCTCAGAAGTGGTTCAACCCCAAAATCAACCACTCTATGCTTGGTTAGCGATCGCATCGCTGATCTTATTCTCTACAGTATGTATTGCAGGGGGTATCGGTGGCATTTTTCGCCCCGGTTTTGTAGTCGTGTCCTTTGTGGTGGGTATTTTTCTCTATGCACGATACCCAATCATGTATTTGGGTTTTACTTGGTGGATGTGGTTTCTCACATCACTGCTTTCCCGTCTAATTGATGTGCGTACCAACTTTGATGAAAGTCGTTTTATCCTGGTTGCCCCCTATTTAGTTACATTAATTACTTTATATAGTGTCTTTAAACACTTACCCAGAGCATCTCGTGAGGGTGGTTTACCCTTCATTTTGGCACTATCTGGTGTATTTTATGCTTTTATGGTGGGTTTGATTAAAGCACCTACCTACGTTACCGCAGCGCGAGCGCTTCTTGAATGGATTACTCCACTTAGTCTCAGTTTTTACCTATTTATTAATTGGCGAAATTATCCCCTATACCGTAAAAATATCCTACGAGTTTTTCTTTGGGGAGTAATAGTTACAGGTGCTTATGGTATTTTTCAATATATTGTTGCCCCAGAATGGGATAAATTTTGGCTAATTAGCACCAAACTCACCAGTATGGGAGAACCCGCACCCCTACAAATTCGGGTTTGGAGTACCATGGCATCGCCAGGTCCCTTTGCTGTGATGATGATGTCAGGATTACTATTAATTTTCAATGGTGGTGGTGCCTTAGCAATGCCCGCAGCTGGGGTTGGATATCTAGCATTTCTCCTCACGATGGTACGGGTAATGTGGGGTTGTTGGGTTGTGGGTTTACTAGGGATGATTACCTCCATTAAACCTCGCTTACAGATGCGGCTAATGATCACAATTATCATCATGGCTTTGTGTGTTGTTCCCCTGAGTACGATGGAGCCATTTGCTACTGCCATCAACACTCGCTTACAAAGCTTCACTAACCTGGAAAATGATGATAGTGCCCAAATTCGCCAAAAAATCTATGAAGAAGGGTTAAACAATGCCATTACTAATGTGATGGGTAATGGTATTGGTAATACTTTCATTATCAATAAAGAGGGCGTATTAGAATCAATAGTGGTAGATAGCGGAATTCTGGAGACATTTTTTACACTCGGTTGGTTGGGGGCAATCCCCTATGTATCCGGTTTATTACTACTAATGGTAAAAGTATTACAAGCAACAGAATCCCGTTTCGACACCTTTATGGCAGCTTCGCGGGCTATTGGTATTGCTTGTGTGACTGGAATCCCTATCTTTAGTATCATGCTGGGTTTCTCAGGCATATTTTTGTGGGCTTTCCTAGCTCTGGCACTAGCTGGTCACAATTACTACCAACGACAAGCAAAGAATCACTATTAGCTTCAGTTGCAACTAAGGTAGAATATTGGGCGAAAACCTCTATTGATCCTTGTCAAATGGGTTCTATAAGATATAAGTATTGATTTTAGTCTCCGATGTAACAGAATTTGCACCCAGGTAGCAGTTATCCTAGATAGGAAAACTAAGTAAAATTTAATAATGTTGGGGTGTGAGTTGATTCAACCTTACCCCAGTTAACCCAACAAGCAAAACTGAGGTGCTAGGAATATGATTAACATCCAAGCTTCAAGCGATCGCTCTAGAGTTGCAGATACCGAAATCTGGCAAAGTTTGAAAAACGCGATCGCATCTAGTTCCGGTTTCCAACGCTGGTTATCAGAATCAACTGCTCAAATCCAATCATTTCGTCTGGATGAGCAAGTACAGCGTTATTTACGCGAAACGCTCGAAAATTTAGCCTATTA includes:
- the hepA gene encoding heterocyst formation ABC transporter subunit HepA; translated protein: MYLKLPKPIHNLVKASKFWDDNHLILQEFKYFRKITVIAITFTLLSAIMEGVSIGLLLSFLQSLTQPDLPVSESGLIGKIVMVFLGENASPSGRLYFVSGMILLCTWMRAGFNYLAGVNTEKSQLVLADRLRKQIFEQLQALPLSYFTDSRSGEIVNTMTTEIERLKQVFSGVAFIFTRAMVVAVQFVTMFLISWQLSVISLFVFSLLAAGLTTLNRRVREASFGISEANGQFNATALELISGIRTIQAFGTQNFERDRFHKVSNNLLSASVKVVYAWTLVKPIAECIVMTVLICLIIVSYTQFTIDPSSLLTFFFVLVRITPSIQDANGTLAFLSTLSGSLENVKELLRRDNKNYFENGQATFSGLNRAIDIVSVDFGYNDKKLVLQNITLTIERGKMTALVGKSGSGKSTLADLIARFYDPTEGQIFVDGIDLRMLDINSLRNQMAVVSQDTFIFSASVRENIAYGMMDASDAEIREAARLANALDFIEKMPGGLDAKLGERGVNLSGGEKQRIAIARALLRNPEILILDEATAALDTVSERLIQESIEKLAVGRTVIAIAHRLSTIVKADKVVVMEGGQIIEQGSYQELLEQRGALWKYHKMQHESGHTA
- a CDS encoding glycosyltransferase family 2 protein produces the protein MNQIISNYQIVSPVSPEIKRPLWSVMIPTYNCAEYLRETLTSLLMQDPGKDVMQIVVVDNCSTKDDPEAVVRELGSNRVEFYRQSENVGSLKNFETCLDLSTGYLVHMLHSDDCVRPGFYEKMTQVFTENPNIGAAFCRSVHIDENGNVEGFSDLEMSESGILPIDWIEKIVEVCRISVPSLAVVRREVYETLGGWDQRCGLSGDWEMWVRIMTNYPIWYEAEPLAMWRRHSNSTNVTNAKSWQFVQDNFNTVEANLAYLHQRGFNYKLAKYVRQNSAFLALESAEVLMKNGEARKALLFLVSGINFSKSPRVIASAGRIMAKNGLYSFLRSVRSQG
- a CDS encoding glycosyltransferase family 2 protein translates to MVKATEPLVSIITPTYNRPDYLKQALTSAIAQTYRNIEIIVSDNCSLEDPRSLVESFGDSRIVFSRNSQNLGMIANTLKAFKMARGKYIACLLDDDIWEADFLAKLVPHLEANDNLALAFSDHHVITADGTFDVAAADEFSKLYKRSELKEGVHQPFDKLGLVDKAIPTAMCAVIRRDIIDWENFPIEVEGSWDMYITYLCCRSGLGAYYCPERLTRYREHENTETMQSGSRNYQTKIRKAQGDLFCYEKFIADPALEELHPYFKERWAHINTTLGIGLIRAQKLPEARPYLWRSLQQHFSLRSFAGLILSFTSPSLASKF
- a CDS encoding glycosyltransferase family 2 protein, yielding MRLSACITTRNRPERLDECLKALWNSTCKPHLIIVSDDSASSDMKLQNQQIVEKYPGTNYILGPQIGVCANRNNALNAIPSGETDLVAFIDDDICVEPNFIDLAIGRYQKMPVEDVNKTIISGISKAPNGDIMSSGKLNFRGYFSDSDVPETVAIHAAIFPIAFLEAEKWDENIFFGYEDAELCLRALRRGYKILECPELNVLHLAYDNQSSLHVPDMGNMSNYEISIEAARLYVGIKRYKDLFPNFFKLVAFLVLYFVHMTAYLLKRGALPVLPEIVRRSHIERLWQPLDIGQNLA
- a CDS encoding glycosyltransferase family 4 protein, whose translation is MKICIVTPYVMKGDGQGRANYEVVWEAIRRGYELTLVAVKISPELETHPQIKWIKFPNTNFPTALLNEMIFSGRSAGWLRQHRHEFDLVQVYGAVTSAVGDINTSQFVHTAWRKSPVHTSRIHRSLYGVYHWLYSALNAAWEKTAFRKAKISIAVSDKIKQELIHELGLVGDRIHVIHNGVDVEEFVPGVESREQFGLPTDVSLGMFAGDIRTNRKNLDTVLRSLVQVPDLHLAVVGTTEGSPYPAMAAELGISDRVHFLGFRRDIAKIMQAVDFFVFPSRYEACTLVLLEAMASGLPVITATSAGGAELVTPESGFVLQNSDDADALAKAMETLSRDRTLGQTMGQAARQVAEQNTWTAKAKNYVDLFEELVNNENLRNYTDVSPSQRSSAVLGSAN
- a CDS encoding glycosyltransferase family 2 protein; the encoded protein is MKISVIIPTFRRPKDLARCLVALTKQTRPVNEVIVTVRDIDTQTWDFFQQLENSSSTGEKDLAKTGISPCSLPPAPCLSALNLKTVTVTVTGVVAAMNAGMDAATGDIIAFTDDDAAPRADWLEKIEAYFQADSQTAAVGGRDWQWVGEELKEIGESEDVGRLQWFGRVIGNHHFAVGDAREVDVLKGVNMSFRRTAIQGLLFDERMRGTGAQVHFELAFNLALRRRGWKIIFDPAVAVDHYPAQRFDEDQRDRFNGEAWSNAVHNETLVLLEHFSPLQRLVFIIWAFLIGTREALGIVQLLRLLLSEGEVAKLKWVASVRGRWQGLQTWREMRNIELRI